A region from the Peromyscus leucopus breed LL Stock chromosome 9, UCI_PerLeu_2.1, whole genome shotgun sequence genome encodes:
- the Psmb11 gene encoding proteasome subunit beta type-11 gives MKHQLPRLTYRSWLLSSFSAASLLPLRTQASNAAPRSSQLHSASAMALQDVCRWQSPDTQGPSPRLPAAGGWAVPRGCDPQTFLQTYGPRLAHGTTTLAFRFRQGVVAAADTRSSCGSYVACPASRKVIPVHQHLLGTTSGTSADCVTWYRVLQRELRLRELREGQLPSVAGTARLLSTMLSCYRGLDLCVATALCGWDHSGPALFYVYSDGTCLQGDVFSVGSGSPYAYGVLDRGYRYDMTIQEAYTLARSAVAHATHRDAYSGGSVDLFHVRETGWEYVSRSDACVLYRELRKAPDSEQEAEASPVHPEPAAPQDAEEGGGLLVEPEEVTPEDDRIIAKTGMM, from the coding sequence ATGAAGCATCAACTCCCGCGTCTCACTTACCGGTCCTGGCTGCTGTCCAGCTTCTCCGCGGCGTCCCTTCTTCCCCTTCGGACCCAGGCCTCAAATGCTGCCCCGCGCTCCTCCCAACTTCACTCAGCCTCAGCGATGGCTCTCCAGGACGTGTGCAGGTGGCAGTCTCCCGACACGCAGGGGCCATCCCCGCGCTTGCCTGCGGCTGGCGGCTGGGCTGTGCCCCGGGGCTGCGACCCTCAAACCTTCCTGCAGACCTATGGCCCCAGGCTGGCTCATGGCACCACCACCCTGGCTTTTCGCTTCCGTCAGGGTGTCGTTGCCGCCGCTGACACTCGTTCCTCCTGCGGCAGCTATGTGGCCTGTCCAGCCTCCCGAAAGGTCATCCCCGTGCACCAGCACCTCCTGGGTACCACCTCTGGAACCTCTGCTGACTGTGTCACGTGGTATCGGGTGCTACAGCGGGAGCTGCGGCTCCGGGAACTGAGGGAAGGTCAGCTGCCCAGTGTGGCAGGCACAGCCAGGCTCCTGTCAACCATGCTGTCCTGCTACCGGGGCCTGGATCTGTGTGTGGCCACGGCCCTGTGCGGCTGGGACCACTCGGGCCCCGCCCTCTTCTATGTCTACAGCGATGGCACTTGTCTGCAGGGGGACGTCTTCTCTGTGGGCTCTGGGTCTCCGTATGCCTATGGCGTGCTTGACCGTGGCTACCGCTATGACATGACCATTCAGGAAGCCTACACCCTGGCCCGAAGCGCTGTGGCCCATGCCACCCACCGTGACGCTTACTCAGGGGGCTCAGTGGACCTTTTCCACGTTCGAGAGACTGGGTGGGAGTATGTGTCCCGCAGCGATGCCTGTGTGCTGTATAGGGAGCTGCGGAAAGCCCCCGACTCGGAGCAGGAGGCGGAAGCCAGTCCAGTCCACCCTGAGCCTGCCGCTCCACAAGACGCTGAAGAAGGGGGAGGACTCTTGGTGGAGCCAGAAGAGGTGACCCCAGAAGACGACAGGATAATAGCAAAGACTGGAATGATGTGA